The DNA segment atttccaCTGTCCCCCAAAGAACCGCAACTTCTGAAATCCCTATTTCTACCCAAAGCGCTCTTACTTTCCTGTATAAATACGGGAGAGTAATAGTTGACTCTGTTCTCCACTTCAGCTCTTGCAGGTGAACTGAAGCCAGAGGTCCCTCTTATCTCTTTTGCCTTCCTTCCTGGTGCTACAGGAGCCAAACTGGGTGAGAATTATCCAGCTCCCAACCCTCCCACCCATCACTCTCCCCTCCAAACCATTGTGTGGACcagattagtttttttttttttttaaagggggacaatttattatttttttaatttttttgtaatatatgaaatttattgtcaaattggtttccatacaacacccagtgctcatcccaacaggtgccctcctcaatacccatcacccaccctcccctccctcccaccccccatccagatcagtttttaatttattattattttttttactttatataataatctgtatttttttcaatatatgaagtttattgtcaaattggtttccaagattagtttttttaaataacatagtgATACTATCACTGTGTCCTGCTCACGAAAGCTTTCACTGGTTCCACAACCCCAGAAAATAAGATCCAACCTCCCAAACGAGGCTTCTAAGACCTTCTGTAACCTGGTTGCCCCAACCGACTCAGCCACATCGACAACTACTTCCCAACATAAACTCTTCACTCTGATCCAGGCCATTCCCCTACTTTTCTTCTGGCCCCTGAACCTTTTCTTCCAGGAGGGCCCTAAGTTCTGCCATCTAGGTGCCTATCCCTCcccatccatcagtggacacaaAACCCTCCTTCCACAAAGCCAGCCAGCCTCTCCCAGCTCACACCGGCTCACACcagctcttttccttctctgcacaTCACTTGCAGATCTTGTCCATGCTTTATGCCTTGTCATAACATATCGTTAACCATCTGTCTCACATAAGATACTAATGTCCACaaacttccctttccttctttggaAACTCCAACTTCTTACCACTGCCACTACAAGGAACCTGGGCTGTGAATACAACAGCCAACAAAAAAATACCCAATGCATCTATGAGTCAATcaaaaaaggagaaggagcaaGAGGAAGTCAAGGAAGAGaagtaggaaagagaaaagaattctatttttctcttggatGCCCAAATATGCATCTTGCTATCTCCCAGATTCATAGATTATTTGAACTGAAAGAGACTGAAAACACATTGGTTCCAAGGATATGATGCTGACCGTGAAGACTtattaaaaactagaaataacctaCTTGACCCAAAAAAAGACAATCAGAAAGGATGAAGggcatttactagctgtgtggccttcagAATGTCCCTTAAACTCTGTTCTTCAGTTTCCTCGTTTTTGAAGTATGAATAACATAACACGTGCCTGAGGAACTTTGTGAGTATCAAATGAGATGATGGGCGTAAGGTACTTGGATGGTGCTGAAGCATGGTTAAGTGCTCGGTGATTATTAGGCGAAAGCTTCCTGCCTACCCTCTGTCACAAGATTGTGCTTTGAAAAAACATGTAATACTTCCCCAAAGCTGGTCACCATCTATTAATGGGCTGTGAGATCAATTTAATGAGATGTTAGAAGCATATCTACatgtatctatatttttattttaggtcaTAATATAAAACGTATTTCTAACTGTGGGTCATAGACAGTTTGAATGACACTGGACTGAAGTCCTCTACAAATAAATACGAAATGGCATACCAAAGCCTCCTGTGGAATGCTTGGTgctactttaagaaaaatttcatcTTCTGTCATCTCTGGACTTTGGGTTTCCATTGACACCACAATTCtgttaatgttttcttaatttttctcgtGTCTGACATGTAACATAGACCACTGTGGCTACACTAATTAATGTAGAATTCCCTTCCCTGGAGGCCTAAATTGTCTGTGCCTATGGTCAGGTCTAGTATGCATCTTTCTTCATCAGATGGGATGTTCTGAACACCTCAAGGTAAGAGGAGCCCTTCTCCTTTTGAAATCCCCCTCAGCTGATAGCTTTTTCTTGCATTCTGCAGTGATTCCGTCACCCACATTGTAGCAGAAAACAACTCTGGCTCAGATGTCCTAGAGTGGCTGCAGGTACAGAATGTAAAAGCCAGCTCACAGCTAGAGCTCCTGGACATCTCCTGGCTGATAGAATCCATGGGAGCAGGAAAACCAGTAGAGGTGACAGGAAAACACCAGCTTGTAAGTGTTACGGTTGATCCTCTTTGCCCTTTTCTTGACGATTAGGAACATGGGCTATAGAATCAACAGACCTGAGCTTAACCCCCAGGCGgtctgccttctccctgtgtgaccttgggaaagtcactcgggttttctgagcttcagtttcctcctctacgTTATAAGACAGCAAAAGAAACTACCTCACAAGATGGTTAGGGAATTAGAGTAACATACGTGTAAAGCACttaccacagagcctgatctATGACAGGCAGCTGATAAATGGTAGCTGCTTTTATGAACAACACTAtgcacaaatatttcaaaatgtggaAGCCTTGATGTTCTGGTAACCAGAAAAGTAGAggcttcctattttttttttttgactgtcatcattcataaagaaaaactgatgaaaattaATCTCTTAATTCCAAGTCCTTCACCATTAATGCTAGAACCCGCGGGAAGAAGGTTCAGACCATGAGTACCTAAGTTCgtggaaaaggaaaatggtaCTTAATTGATGGTTCTTTGCACGTTTGTTTTTCTCATTGCAAAAATAAcacatgttggggcacctgggttggctcggttggttaagcctccaactcttgatttcagctcaggtcatgatctcacagtttgtgggatggagccccatgtcaggctgttcACTGACAGTATAGcactttcttgggattctctctctccctctctctgcccctccccagctcaaaacaaacaaataaactttaaaaaatacaatacatgTAAACCGTAGCAAATGCAAATATCAGAGACGTGTGTAACATAAAATCTGACTCTCCTATAATTTTATCCTCTTCAGGGACAATTGCCATCAAACTGCCTCCAATTTTTCTCCTTCATAATATCTATGATTATGACTATTGATTGCTATTAAAAACGGATGCTTCCGCATTTGTTTAGGTGAGAAGAGATTATTCAGCTAGCCCAAACCCAGAGCTCCAGAAGACTCCGCCACTTGTAAAAAAGATCCCTCTGTATGCATGTCAGAGAAGAACCACTTTAAACAACTTTAACCACGTATTCACGGTAAGGGGCTCTACAACAACCCCTAGAGCAAATGAAGAGCTTGCAGCGTCTTTCCATGGatctgcaaattcttttttttttttaaattttttttaacgtttattcattttagagacagagagagagcatgaatgggggaaggtcagagagagagggagagacgcagcatctgaaacaggcttcaggctctgagctgtcagcacagagcccgactcggggctcgaactcacggatcgcgagatcgtgacctgagccgaagtcggtcgcccaaccgactgagccacccaggcgcccccatggatCTGCAAATTCAATTGTGTAATTTTCTGAATATCTAGGAAAATTACCCCCCACATTCActcgctcccccccacccccggcctgaTCTCTGGTTCTTATTTCAGTCCAGAATGGATCTACTTCTGTTGTAGACATGGACAAATACAAtcagaaatatatttgtattgtttAGAGATGGTAAATTACTATTTGATGAGAATTGTCACTTTGGGGCACAACACTTGTGAAaggcaaatatttggaaaaaccAAATACTGTAATTAGTCCAAAACACAGTAAGAGCAAGTTACAAAGAAACAGCACTAATGCATAAACAGCCTTTGCTGGGTAACCAGGCAAGTGAGAGACAGCAGGCCTGGATTCTCACCTCTCTGATCTTAACTAGCTCGGGCAAGTCAgttcctctctctgagcctcggttttctcaccCGTTCAACTAGAAATTAGCCAGATTGTCTCCAAAGCCCCACCCAGGCCTGAAGTTTGGCAGTTGCGTTTCAAATGACCCTCACAGGTCCACAGCTGCTCGTTCTCCAGCCTAGAGAAAGTAGTCAGGTTGTTAAAACATGTGGTAGTGTACCAACTACAAAACTTCTCATTTCGAGACCTCCAGCCCCACATCTGCCAGGAAGAACAGGAAACTGCAGTACTGGGCACGGAAGCATGATGCCACACAGCTGTAGCTACTTCCTCCTCTGCTAGAAATGCAAATGCGCCCTACCTGAAACAACCCGCCTTGGGTCCGTGTCCTGTGATCACGCCCCTTTGTTGCCATGTTAAGTGCTGACTGTGTTTTACATACAAGCCGAGAGATGAAGGTGCCCAGTGATCCAGGCAGAGCCCTGGACACACGCTGGTGGGGAAGCCTGCAAGGAAAGAGGGCAGGGTCATGCTGAGCAATGACGAGTGGGGGTGCAGTGAGCATGCGATCAGGTTTTGGTTGAATCGCTCCTGAATATCTAATGGCAGCAAACTCAAAGTCTCCTTACGAAGCACTCTGTGACCCGTCTTTTCAGTTCAGCTCCTCTCATAGCAAGGGAGGGGTGCAAAGACATGGGAGACCCCATCCCACCCTTCGAGGAGACTGTCAGGAGGTATTTCAACACTCAAGAAGAGCAACAGCTGTTTGCAAGTGACTACTAGCTCAGGGGCTCGGAACAGGCCGTGTTTGGCTCACCTGGTTTTGTTCTTCAGGACGCCTTCGAGGTGCTGGCTGAAAACTATgagtttaaagaaaatgaagtctcCTCTGCGACATTTATGAGAGCAGCTTCTGTGCTTAAATCTCTGCCATTCACAATCATCAGTATGAAGGACACAGAAGGAATTCCCTGCCTGGGGGACAAAGTGAAGTGTGTCATAGAGGTAAGGGTGAAATGTGATTTGTCCTGCTTCCTAATaggaggcaggagggggaagggaatgCAGTTAATATACAGATGtgggatagacagacagacagatagatagatgttaTATAATGTCtatggaaggggcagggagacgggagagagagaatctcaagcaggctccgtactaccagtgcagagcccgatgtggggctccgtcccacaaaccgtgagatcgtgatctgagctgaaatcaagagtcgggtgcttaacagacggagccacgTCAAGTGCCCCTAACAATTTTTTCAACTATCCATGCAGGAAATTATTGAAGATGGAGAAAGTTCTGAAGTTAAAGCTGTGTTAAATGATGAACGATATCAGTCCTTCAAAGTAAGTAATTTTACAGGTGTTGGCTGAAAATGGTTTTTCAGTTAACCCCATTACTTAATGTAGGTGGTttgtcagcttgggctgccataacaaaatgccacagactgggtgagttaaacaacaaatatttattttcttacagttctggagactggaagttcgagatcagggtgccagcatggtcggGTTGTGGttagggctctcttcctggcacCTTTTCAATGTGCCTTCACATGacgcacagagagagagcacaactcCCATGGTGCCTCTTCTTAGTAAGGCACAAACCCCATCATGAGGGCCCTACagtcatgacctcatctaaacctaattccCTCCAAAAGCCtcatctccaaacaccatcacagtgggggttagggcttcaacatatgagtggAAGGGGGCACGATGAGTCCATAATAGTGGTCTAGGAAGCAGAGGCCAAAATAAATACGGGTGCACGAGCGTATTGCCATGCTGTGGTGAGATCTTCTAGGATCTTCTAGGATCTGTCACTCATGGGCACAAATAGCACTGGGACACTGGGAGCATGGGACAAAACAAACCTGCTCTTAAGGAGCAAACCTGTGTTGGAAGCTCCCCACTGTGTCCTTCTCTACTTCGAGGCAGGGCTTGGTTCCCCCCAGTGTTCCCCACCTTGGAGTTCAGGGTGGCAGAGATTTCTGCCCGTCCCTTTGGTTCCGGAGTGATGCAAAGGCCTAAAAGCTGGTTGTGGGCAGGAGCCCAGGCTTGGAGGGCAGACAGCCTGGATTTGAGTTTGGGCTGTGCTGCTTACCAGCTGGGTGACAGCAGAGAATTCATACAACCTACATGAGCATCCCTCTTAAAACCGCAGAGCATGAGTGTGCGTAAGGGACCCCTGGCCAAGGGGAGTACCTGGTAGGGAAAGCTGTGGTCACACGTGGACGGAACAGGCAAAGGGTGGTCAGATTACACGGAAGCCTATGCAGATGCCAGCCACTGTAATACCATAGGTCAGGAAAGGACCCCCCTGAAACAAAAAGCTCTGTAAAAAGTTACCATCACCCACCCACTTGTCATATTCAGGAGAAACGGGGTCAGAAGTATGCTTACACTGTTTTCCTAATCCCTTGACCTTGAAAAGTGTCACTTCATTATCATAATGGTCATGTCAGAAACTAAAGGCATGCCTTTCCCTGTTTCAGCTCTTTACTTCTGTGTTTGGAGTGGGATTGAAGACATCTGAGAAATGGTTCAGGATGGGTTTCCGAACTCTGAGTAAAATAAAGTCAGACAAAACCCTGAAGTTCACACAAATGCAGAAAGCAGGTAAATTGTCTCTCCTACGGATCTCCTGATGTTGCCATGGGCTGGCCAGGTTGCGGTAGGGCTCTGAGTTAGCTGAACTTCAAGTCCAGTCTCAGTGAGCTGGGTACCTTGTTCGTCCTCTTTTTTGCACTATGGTTAAAAGCACAAgcttttggaatcagacagacttgGATCCAAATCCTGGCTCCAACATTCTGTGGCTGCAAGATCTCGAGCAAGCTTGTTCAAGTCTTTGATCCTAAGTTACTTCATCTATAAAAGGGAGGTAACACTGGTAGTTAATGAGGAATAAATCAAATAACGTAGGCAAAGTCCTTACCACCTTGCGTGGCATAAGCAAAGACGCTTTGCATAGCGGCTGTTGTCATTCCTGCATCCAGATGTCAAACAGGGTTGTGCTGTTGATCTACTTCGTACTGAACTGGCTCTAGATGTTTGGGTCCTGACTGTCTCCTGTGGGTGAAAGGAGGAGTGGAGGAGTCATGGGCACGAAAGAGACATGAAGGTTGAGGAGTCAAAAATATTTCAACGAACTAGAGTCATTGCTGGAATAAATGTGGATCTGCTTTAGAAACTGTCAGATACCAGGAAATAGAAGGGAAAGTATGAAAATCTAGACACAGGGCTGACCTACCCGCTCCTGACCGACCAGCCGGAGAAGAGAACACTGTGTTGAGACAGGCAGCTGACAGCCCGGTAGGACCTCCCGCAGGTTGAAGGTGGTGGCTTGGACGCTTCCATTTATGGGGGGGCTCTGGTAAAATGAATTTGGCATTAATTGGCATGAATGAAGAAATGCCAATAAGGGGTCAAAAATTGTACacgttttaaacatttatttttaacatgcaatataatttttaacatgcaatataattataacaatataattGGGATTCGAAAGAGCAAGACGCATCCAGCAGTGTTGGCTGTAGCCAACTTGCTGTACATGCATCCCTGGTACTTACTTATCTTAGGACTGGAAGCTGATACCTTTTTCCGATCACCTTCTTCCAATTCCCCTTCCGCCCGCACTGGCCTCTGATAACCACAGATCTGATTTCTCTTCTATGAGTTTTTGTCTTTAGATTTCACACATAAGTGacgtcatacagtatttgtctttcttggacgtatttcacttaacgtaaagccctcagggtccatccatgttgttgcaaatggcaggatatccTCATTTTAGTGGCTGAATAACCCTCCTATTTccatgcgcgtgcacacacacacacacacacgcacacacacactacaatttctttatccactgacggacacttaggttgtttccatgtcttggctattgtgaataatgttgctatgaacatggcGGTGTGTATATTCCTTTGAcggtgttttcatttccttcagatgtaTTCCCAGAAGCAGGATCGCTGGATCacacagtagttctatttttaatttttagaagaagcTCCCTCCTTGGGTCTGTGGGAATAACCAAGTCATTATAGCAAGTAGGCCTGAGCTTCCATCGTAAATCTTTATGCATGATCTGTAAACAATTATAGGGCACAGTTTATGAAGAAGGCTGGTTCTTCAATAAGGAGCTATATTTGAACAGCTTGGTTTCTAGAGGGATATGAAATATAGTCTCTTTCTTAGTCAGGAAATTGTAAGACTCTTACAAGTCAGAAAGCGAAGAGTCATCATTACCATGAAAAATTCACAACCAAGAGAGTAGAGATTTCCCATCTCTGTGGAAACAGTTTGTTGATGCCTGTGGTCATGTTTACTCTATTTGGGGGCGGAATCACCTCCCACAGAGGGCTGGTCATCTCACGTGTCACTCTCTCCATTGACCTGTCCAATGGCCCCTCAGGATTCCTCTATTATGAAGACCTCGTCAGCTGTGTGACCAGGGCAGAAGCAGAGGCAGTCGGTGTGCTGGTTAAAGAGGCCGTCTGGGCGTTTCTGCCTGATGCCTTCGTCACCATGACAGGAGGATTCCGGAGGTAGATAACGAGGGCTGCTTTTGCCTCCCCTGCTCTAacaccttcagtggctccccacctTCAGAAGTTCAGTTCAGTTTTAAGCACGGCACAAAGGCCTTTGGTGATCTGGTGACAGCCTCTCTCGGTGGCCTCATCTTCTGTAGCTCGGGTTTCCACTTCAGCAACCCCAAATGGCTTGTCTTTCTTTGCACACATGGAGCTATTTCACGCTTCTGTGACTTGCCCAGTCAGACCCTTCCGTGTTTGCACTGGCTTTCCTCAAATTGTCACCTGGCCgacttttcctcatcttttatgACTCAGTTCAGGTGCCATgctcagccaggcacccctcctcagTGCTACCTGTCAAGTAATTTGTTTGTATGCATGCTTTCCTCACACAGTTTGTAGAAATTAGTCCTCTGTGAGAACCCGGTGCCTGGCACAatgtaggtgctcaagaaatactgGCTGAgtcgatgaatgaatgaactcttcACAGAGATGTGTGCAGTTGTTGGATGTTGAGGCCTCCTTTTCGGAAAgaaattccttccttcccaccccttcctccaGGTCTCCCTGTGGCCCTCTTACCTGTTAGCTATTGGCCATCTTGGCAAGCCAAGTTTGAAGTGAGGGAGCAAGCGGGAGAGGAAGATCAAATCTAAGAAAATGCCTTCAGTCAATACCATGATTTGGAGAGCCCTCTCTCGTATTGTGTGCATGCAGCTCTCGGTTCTGGTCACCGGTTCTGATCTGCTAgtctgtgtgcacatgtgggggTGGGTATGCACATGTGAGTATGCAGAAGAGATCACTTCCTGTGTTATTTTTACCcacacatatataatcatatacGTACTATGTGTGACTTTTTCTATGTCATAAATTTATCTTGCAAGGAGTAGAGTTGTCCCATCAaggatattttgtttaaaaaaaaatatcacgaGCATTTTGTGTTGCAAACGTTGAGCACAGGGCATAGAAACAAAAGTGAGTTGTAAAAATTGAGAGCTAAAAATCTAATTGATTTCcattctatactttttttttttttttttggtcaggggTAAGAAGATTGGGCACgatgttgattttttaattacCAGCCCCGGATCAACAGACGAAGAAGGGGAAGAACTTTTACCTAAAGTGATAAACTTATGGCAAAGGAAGGTAAGAAGAAGGATCACAGGTAGATGTTTGGACACCCAAACATTACATTAATACCGTTGAATTTTGCACACTATGTATCTCGTCTTTGTGTCATGACCACATACTGGATTCTCAGCGATTTGCAACAGCTTACACATGCCACATAACACACGATAAGACTTACTCGCCTGGGGTCCTAGAGTCTGTGTTGtgaatatttatcttatttatacaCACCTGTCCTGTGTCCAGGGAGCGAGGGCTGTAGGTCTCGGTGTCCGACAGGAGGAAGTGTTACCGCCCCTAAATGAATGGGGCCCATGTGCCCTACAGACCTGGGAGGTGTGAGATGGGTGGTAGCAGGCTTAGGGGTGGGGCGGGACCACGGGGACTGGGATACTATCAGCCAGGAGATGTCGCTCCTGCCTTGAACTCTCTGCGGGTCAACAACCACCTTGACTTTGTGCTGAGATGGGAAGAAGGAAACCAACGAGGACCAGCTGGGCTCAGAAGCCCCCACCCACTGCGGAGATCAGATTCGCCTCGGGCTACCTATTGCCCAGCAGAGGAAGCTGC comes from the Panthera uncia isolate 11264 chromosome D2, Puncia_PCG_1.0, whole genome shotgun sequence genome and includes:
- the DNTT gene encoding DNA nucleotidylexotransferase, coding for MDPLQMAHSSPRKKRPRQMGASMVSPPHDIKFQDLVLYILEKKMGTTRRAFLMELARRKGFRVENELSDSVTHIVAENNSGSDVLEWLQVQNVKASSQLELLDISWLIESMGAGKPVEVTGKHQLVRRDYSASPNPELQKTPPLVKKIPLYACQRRTTLNNFNHVFTDAFEVLAENYEFKENEVSSATFMRAASVLKSLPFTIISMKDTEGIPCLGDKVKCVIEEIIEDGESSEVKAVLNDERYQSFKLFTSVFGVGLKTSEKWFRMGFRTLSKIKSDKTLKFTQMQKAGFLYYEDLVSCVTRAEAEAVGVLVKEAVWAFLPDAFVTMTGGFRRGKKIGHDVDFLITSPGSTDEEGEELLPKVINLWQRKELLLYYDLVESTFEKLKLPSRKVDALDHFQKCFLILKLHHQRVDSGKCSQQEGKTWKAIRVDLVMCPYERRAFALLGWTGSRQFERDLRRYATHERKMILDNHALYDKTKKIFLKAESEEEIFAHLGLDYIEPWERNA